The following coding sequences are from one Elusimicrobium minutum Pei191 window:
- a CDS encoding DMT family transporter, translating into MTPLAALWTNWFVTGLWPIAGKQGAALMAPALMVFLACVFSMLYFAPIFTKQKLWGKLFQKGVWPYLLVLGMFGTALPFTSMFFALRYTTPSNAAILNQVEILYSLILAFVFLKEKPTLGQLGGSVLVISGVVIILLNEHFTPRWTGDIIVLLTPWMFQVSHIAAKKLPADLSPVFISGARVIYAGITILPILLFFAVKGGLYFTNTPKSYLMLFFMGTIYYGAAQPLWYKAIRGMDLSKATAIILSYPILTFTISAIFGLEKIHLYQGMGLALAFGGAYWITMIVKKQNKKEKES; encoded by the coding sequence ATGACGCCTTTAGCGGCGCTTTGGACAAATTGGTTTGTAACAGGTTTATGGCCTATAGCGGGCAAACAGGGGGCGGCTTTAATGGCGCCCGCTCTTATGGTGTTTTTGGCATGCGTATTTTCAATGCTTTATTTCGCGCCAATATTTACCAAACAAAAACTTTGGGGCAAACTTTTTCAAAAAGGCGTTTGGCCATATCTTTTGGTTTTAGGTATGTTCGGTACGGCTTTGCCTTTTACTTCAATGTTTTTCGCTTTAAGGTACACTACTCCTTCAAACGCGGCTATATTAAACCAGGTTGAAATTTTATATTCACTTATTTTAGCTTTTGTTTTTTTAAAGGAAAAACCTACACTGGGGCAACTGGGTGGAAGCGTTTTGGTTATATCGGGCGTTGTTATAATTTTACTTAATGAACATTTTACCCCCCGCTGGACAGGCGATATTATTGTGTTGTTAACCCCATGGATGTTTCAGGTAAGCCATATAGCGGCAAAAAAACTTCCTGCGGATTTAAGCCCCGTTTTCATATCCGGCGCAAGGGTAATTTACGCTGGTATTACAATTTTGCCAATACTCTTATTTTTCGCCGTTAAAGGCGGTTTATATTTTACAAACACGCCAAAAAGTTATTTGATGTTGTTTTTTATGGGAACAATTTATTACGGCGCGGCGCAGCCCTTGTGGTATAAAGCCATAAGAGGTATGGATTTGAGCAAAGCAACTGCTATAATATTATCTTACCCTATACTTACGTTTACAATTTCGGCCATTTTCGGGCTTGAGAAGATACATCTGTACCAAGGTATGGGTTTGGCGCTGGCTTTCGGCGGCGCTTACTGGATTACAATGATTGTTAAAAAGCAAAATAAGAAGGAGAAGGAAAGTTAA
- a CDS encoding DMT family transporter: protein MNPLAALWLCWVITAFSPIIGKYAMPVAHPVLVVFSGSILAVIYFAPAMTKKKLWGKLFDKKTLGLYLVMGTFGTALPFSIMLFALNYTTPANAAILNQTEIIYSLILTSILLKERPSLGQLGGSFLVILGVAAILLNEHFTPRWKGDLIIIGSVWLFQISHIAAKKLPEGLDYTLISAARSFWALPATIILILFMWPTGTLYFKPGFQAAAVIGATGIFKYGIAMLLWYTAIRNLDLSKVTAIILSYPALSFILSVLLGFEKPQTYQIIGLVLTFAGAYWVTHVVKKQNAKKENLESIEETI, encoded by the coding sequence ATGAATCCTCTTGCAGCGCTTTGGCTGTGCTGGGTTATTACGGCGTTTTCGCCCATTATAGGCAAATACGCAATGCCCGTAGCGCACCCGGTTTTAGTGGTTTTCTCAGGCAGCATACTTGCTGTCATTTATTTTGCCCCCGCAATGACTAAAAAGAAGCTTTGGGGCAAGCTCTTTGATAAAAAAACTTTAGGGCTTTATTTGGTGATGGGAACTTTCGGCACGGCGCTGCCGTTTTCAATAATGCTGTTCGCGCTTAACTACACAACGCCCGCTAACGCAGCCATACTTAACCAAACGGAAATAATTTATTCCTTAATATTAACATCAATTTTACTTAAAGAACGCCCGTCGCTCGGCCAGTTAGGCGGCAGTTTTTTAGTTATTTTAGGCGTGGCGGCCATTTTGCTTAACGAACATTTTACCCCCCGTTGGAAAGGCGATTTAATTATTATAGGCAGCGTTTGGTTGTTTCAAATAAGCCATATAGCGGCAAAAAAATTACCCGAAGGTTTAGATTACACTTTAATATCCGCGGCAAGAAGTTTTTGGGCTTTGCCTGCCACAATAATTTTAATTTTATTTATGTGGCCCACGGGCACACTTTATTTTAAACCCGGTTTTCAGGCAGCGGCCGTTATAGGAGCCACGGGTATTTTTAAATACGGTATAGCAATGCTGCTTTGGTACACAGCCATAAGAAACCTTGATTTAAGTAAAGTAACGGCAATTATTTTATCTTACCCGGCTTTATCTTTTATTTTATCGGTGCTGTTAGGTTTTGAAAAACCGCAAACATATCAAATAATAGGGCTGGTTCTCACTTTCGCGGGCGCATATTGGGTAACGCATGTTGTAAAAAAACAAAACGCTAAAAAAGAAAATTTAGAAAGCATAGAAGAAACAATTTAA
- a CDS encoding tetratricopeptide repeat protein, which yields MKKIIYIFLLLPFIFACSETTDLGREDNVPPALESVFKSAKKGDAEAQLKIAKAYFDGLEGMPLNYEKGFYWAQKSAKGGNNDALREVGFSYLNARGVKRDFRTALKHLTNAADSGNVQAMLDIAALYYDLKKPREEYEWYEKAAASGAEAGMQILVDRYCYAARKDGEKCLIWLTKLADGGSIEAMKQLAQIYEKGEITAKTLEKTEYWYERAAQAGDVEAMSLVGQAYALGSMHTKDAKLAFKWNLEAAKQGNEKAIFALCSSYIYGQFTSKDMKKAVEWCTKAAEKNSVKAMYYLGIIYERPYAPVKKDLPKAVSWFTKAAQAGDGSSIGELSLYYLKAKNYDKAFEWASKGALLDNEQSAYVLGHLYMHGLGVKKDLAQALKWNTKVVSLNKENFLYMYNLAEVYTAQRKYSNAFTWYLRAAKAGHEPSMKELVVMYVAGRGTEKNLDAARYWQKKIEGK from the coding sequence ATGAAAAAAATAATTTATATATTTTTACTTTTGCCTTTTATTTTTGCCTGTTCGGAAACAACGGATTTAGGGCGTGAGGATAATGTGCCCCCCGCTTTAGAGTCTGTTTTTAAATCCGCCAAAAAAGGCGATGCTGAGGCGCAGCTTAAAATTGCCAAAGCGTATTTTGACGGGCTGGAAGGCATGCCGTTAAATTATGAAAAAGGGTTTTATTGGGCGCAGAAATCAGCCAAAGGCGGTAATAATGACGCTTTACGCGAGGTTGGCTTTTCCTATCTGAACGCGCGCGGCGTAAAAAGGGATTTTAGAACCGCGCTTAAACATCTTACCAACGCGGCTGACTCTGGTAACGTTCAGGCAATGTTAGATATAGCGGCTTTATATTACGATTTAAAAAAGCCTAGAGAAGAGTATGAGTGGTATGAAAAAGCGGCCGCTTCAGGCGCGGAGGCGGGTATGCAAATTTTAGTTGACCGCTACTGCTACGCCGCAAGGAAAGACGGGGAAAAATGTTTAATTTGGCTTACAAAATTAGCTGACGGCGGCTCTATTGAAGCTATGAAACAGCTGGCACAAATTTATGAAAAAGGCGAAATTACCGCCAAAACGCTTGAAAAAACAGAGTATTGGTATGAACGCGCCGCCCAAGCGGGGGACGTTGAGGCTATGAGCTTGGTAGGCCAGGCGTACGCTTTGGGCAGCATGCACACAAAAGATGCTAAACTCGCTTTTAAATGGAATTTAGAGGCCGCCAAGCAGGGTAATGAAAAAGCAATTTTCGCTTTATGCAGTTCGTATATTTACGGGCAGTTTACCTCTAAAGACATGAAAAAAGCCGTGGAATGGTGCACAAAAGCGGCTGAAAAAAACAGCGTTAAAGCCATGTATTATTTAGGCATAATTTATGAAAGGCCCTACGCTCCCGTAAAAAAAGATCTTCCTAAGGCCGTATCCTGGTTTACCAAAGCTGCACAAGCGGGGGACGGCTCTTCCATAGGGGAGCTGAGTCTTTATTATTTAAAAGCAAAAAATTATGATAAAGCCTTTGAGTGGGCTTCCAAAGGGGCATTGCTTGATAATGAACAGTCGGCCTATGTTTTGGGCCATCTTTACATGCATGGACTAGGCGTAAAAAAGGATTTGGCACAGGCTTTAAAATGGAATACTAAAGTGGTTTCTTTAAATAAAGAAAATTTTTTATATATGTATAACCTGGCTGAAGTTTACACTGCGCAGCGTAAATATTCAAACGCTTTTACGTGGTATTTGCGCGCCGCGAAAGCCGGGCATGAACCTTCCATGAAAGAACTTGTTGTTATGTATGTAGCCGGCAGAGGTACGGAAAAAAACCTTGACGCTGCCCGCTATTGGCAAAAAAAGATTGAAGGAAAATAA
- a CDS encoding 2-hydroxyacyl-CoA dehydratase, whose product MADILKVGLDIGSTTAKIVVISTDNEILYSDYKRHHLELGKTILALVRDVMLKYPEQKVKIAITGSGAIKLSQEAGIQFVQEVVACTLAIKTYIPQTEVAIEIGGEDAKITFFDSSVEQRMNETCAGGTGAFIDQMAAVLRVEPMGLNELAKNYKTIYPIAARCGVFAKTDVMPLLNDGAPREDIAASILQSVVNQTIGGLACGRTIRGNVAFLGGPLYFFSELRKRFIETLKLPDENIVFPKNPHFFVAMGAALSAAETEIDLKELYGRIEKYTKQHSAEETSFLPPLFNSDEEIAQFKKRHSEAVPKYAEMKDAQGPLFLGLDAGSTTTKAVVIDENSNILYTHYGSNEGSPLDSAVKVIKDIYDKLPKNAFIQNGCVTGYGEALLKAALGFDGGEVETIAHYKAARYFVPQVSFILDIGGQDMKCIYVDNGVIDKIVLNEACSSGCGSFIENFALSLGTTVQEFAEAALTSKKPVDLGSRCTVFMNSKVKQALKEGSGSSDISAGLSYSVIRNALYKVIKVKSPEDLGQNIVVQGGTFFNNAVLRATELLVSGKVTRPTISGVMGAFGAALIALEERVLRKSTLLSKEELNNFTCTNKNARCKGCSNNCLLTISKFGSGKTFISGNRCEKGLGLESAGKESAVNMYEYKYKRLFDHYKPLDSANASRGEIGMPRVLNMYENYPFWFTLFTELGFRVVLSDKSSVKLFNSGLDTIPSQTICYPAKMVHGHIINLTEKGVKTIFYPCLPFEQKEFSDANNHYNCPVVGSYPEVVRLNMDVLEKEKIKFLQPFLPIDSFTRLEKRLLTELKDFNIEKKELRRALKRARGAQNLFKKDIRKQGAKIIEDIKKGGSAGIILAGRPYHLDPAINHGIPEFIAACGVAVLTEDSVAHLGGRLPFVLNVIDQWTYHSRLYRAAHLATSIKGLEVVQLNSFGCGLDAITTEQVEDILRAAGKVYTVLKIDEGSNLGTIKIRVRSLLASVKERPGVEFDSAEIWHHKHPVFTKEMRKDYTILCPQMSPVHFSLLASAVNRHGYNLEVLPNLSKEDVEEGLKYVNNDACYPAIVVVGQLINALKSGKYNTDKTALIISQTGGGCRATNYVSFLRSAAAKAGFKNVPVIAFAFGGDKHPGFNITVPMFKDILAAFLLGDLVMRMANRLRPYEIEPGSVNKLVEETLSYISKEVIGKSPFKINREAAKIVKTFDAFPIKEERRPRVGIVGEILVKFHPDANNRLVDVIESEGGEAIVPDLMDFVNYCLMDDTYRHKYLSGKLINRVVSNLIAAYIEFCRKPLRKMLEKSLRFNSYKPTRYLAKKVEDIVSVCNQTGEGWLLTAEMLELMEEGANNIVCVQPFGCLPNHITGKGVTKELKRRYKDLNMVAIDYDPGASEVNQLNRIKLMMSVAHSKK is encoded by the coding sequence ATGGCAGATATTTTAAAAGTCGGTTTAGACATAGGGTCAACCACCGCGAAAATTGTTGTTATTAGCACGGATAATGAAATTTTGTATTCCGATTACAAAAGGCATCACCTTGAGCTGGGCAAAACAATTCTTGCGTTGGTAAGGGATGTGATGTTAAAATATCCCGAGCAGAAGGTAAAAATAGCTATAACGGGCTCGGGCGCTATAAAACTTTCCCAAGAAGCGGGCATACAATTTGTTCAAGAGGTTGTGGCCTGCACACTTGCCATAAAAACTTATATTCCTCAAACCGAAGTCGCCATAGAAATCGGCGGCGAAGACGCTAAAATTACTTTTTTTGACTCATCAGTCGAGCAGCGCATGAATGAAACCTGCGCGGGCGGCACGGGCGCTTTTATAGACCAAATGGCCGCTGTGCTGCGTGTTGAACCCATGGGCTTAAACGAGCTTGCCAAAAACTACAAAACAATTTACCCTATTGCCGCCCGCTGCGGCGTGTTTGCAAAAACGGACGTTATGCCGCTTTTAAACGACGGCGCTCCCAGGGAAGATATAGCGGCCAGCATTTTACAAAGCGTGGTTAACCAAACAATAGGCGGCCTTGCCTGCGGCAGAACCATCCGCGGCAACGTTGCTTTTTTGGGCGGGCCTTTATACTTTTTTTCGGAACTGCGCAAACGTTTTATTGAAACCTTAAAACTGCCTGATGAAAATATTGTTTTTCCCAAAAACCCGCATTTTTTTGTGGCTATGGGTGCGGCTTTAAGCGCAGCGGAAACGGAAATAGATCTAAAAGAGCTTTACGGAAGGATAGAAAAATACACAAAACAGCATTCGGCGGAGGAAACGTCTTTCCTTCCTCCTTTGTTTAACTCAGATGAAGAAATAGCACAGTTTAAAAAACGCCATTCCGAAGCTGTGCCCAAATACGCTGAAATGAAAGACGCCCAAGGTCCTTTATTTTTAGGCCTTGACGCGGGCTCCACCACAACAAAAGCCGTTGTTATAGATGAAAACAGCAATATCCTTTACACCCACTACGGCTCCAATGAAGGCAGCCCTTTAGATTCGGCGGTAAAAGTTATTAAAGATATATATGATAAACTGCCCAAAAACGCTTTTATACAAAATGGTTGCGTTACCGGTTACGGCGAGGCGCTTTTAAAAGCGGCTTTGGGTTTTGACGGAGGTGAAGTTGAAACCATTGCCCACTATAAGGCTGCGCGTTATTTTGTGCCGCAAGTGTCTTTTATTTTAGACATAGGCGGGCAGGATATGAAGTGTATTTACGTTGATAACGGAGTAATCGATAAAATAGTTTTAAATGAGGCATGTTCCAGCGGGTGCGGCTCTTTTATAGAAAATTTTGCCCTTTCTTTAGGCACTACCGTGCAGGAATTTGCCGAGGCGGCTTTAACTTCAAAAAAACCGGTGGACCTTGGGTCAAGATGCACGGTTTTTATGAACTCAAAGGTTAAGCAGGCTCTTAAAGAAGGCAGCGGTTCATCGGACATTTCGGCGGGCCTTTCATACTCGGTAATACGAAACGCTTTATATAAAGTAATAAAAGTAAAATCACCGGAAGACTTAGGTCAAAACATTGTTGTTCAGGGTGGTACGTTTTTTAATAATGCAGTTTTAAGAGCCACGGAACTTTTGGTAAGCGGCAAAGTAACACGCCCCACGATATCGGGCGTTATGGGGGCTTTCGGCGCGGCTTTAATAGCTTTGGAAGAAAGAGTCCTGCGCAAAAGCACTTTGCTTAGCAAAGAAGAATTGAATAATTTTACCTGTACAAATAAAAACGCGCGCTGTAAAGGCTGTTCAAACAACTGTCTTTTAACAATAAGTAAATTCGGCAGCGGCAAAACATTTATTTCCGGCAACAGGTGTGAAAAAGGTTTGGGTTTGGAAAGCGCGGGCAAAGAATCCGCCGTTAATATGTATGAATATAAATACAAACGTCTTTTTGACCACTATAAACCGTTAGACTCCGCAAACGCCTCCCGGGGGGAAATAGGCATGCCGCGCGTTCTTAATATGTATGAGAATTACCCGTTTTGGTTTACTTTGTTTACCGAACTCGGTTTTAGAGTTGTGTTGTCTGACAAATCAAGCGTAAAACTTTTTAATTCGGGTTTGGATACAATACCTTCCCAAACAATTTGTTATCCCGCTAAAATGGTGCACGGGCATATTATTAATTTAACGGAAAAGGGCGTAAAAACTATTTTTTATCCCTGCCTTCCTTTTGAGCAAAAAGAATTTTCCGATGCCAACAACCATTATAACTGCCCGGTGGTGGGCAGTTACCCCGAAGTCGTGCGCCTTAATATGGACGTGCTTGAAAAAGAGAAAATAAAATTCCTCCAGCCATTTTTACCTATAGACAGTTTTACCCGTTTAGAAAAGCGTTTGCTTACCGAACTTAAGGATTTTAATATAGAAAAAAAGGAACTGCGCCGCGCTTTAAAACGCGCCAGGGGCGCTCAAAACCTGTTTAAAAAAGATATACGCAAACAGGGCGCTAAAATTATTGAAGATATTAAAAAGGGCGGAAGCGCGGGCATAATTTTAGCGGGCAGGCCGTATCATTTGGACCCCGCAATAAACCACGGTATACCGGAATTTATAGCCGCTTGCGGAGTTGCCGTTCTTACGGAAGACAGCGTTGCCCATTTAGGAGGCAGGCTGCCGTTTGTTTTAAATGTTATTGACCAGTGGACCTATCATTCCCGTCTGTACCGCGCGGCGCATTTGGCTACCAGTATAAAAGGGTTAGAAGTAGTTCAGCTTAATTCCTTCGGCTGCGGTTTGGACGCTATTACAACTGAGCAAGTTGAGGATATTTTGCGTGCAGCTGGCAAAGTTTACACTGTTTTAAAAATTGACGAAGGCTCCAATTTAGGAACTATAAAAATAAGGGTTCGCTCTCTTTTAGCGTCTGTCAAAGAACGCCCGGGGGTTGAGTTTGACAGCGCCGAAATATGGCATCACAAACACCCTGTTTTTACAAAAGAAATGCGTAAGGACTACACAATTTTGTGCCCTCAAATGTCGCCTGTGCACTTTTCTCTTTTAGCTTCGGCGGTTAACAGGCACGGATATAATTTAGAAGTGCTTCCCAACTTGTCAAAAGAAGACGTTGAGGAAGGCTTGAAATATGTTAATAACGACGCCTGCTACCCCGCCATAGTTGTTGTGGGGCAGCTAATTAACGCTTTAAAAAGCGGTAAATATAACACAGATAAAACGGCGTTAATAATTTCCCAAACGGGCGGCGGCTGCAGGGCCACAAACTACGTAAGCTTTTTAAGAAGCGCGGCCGCTAAAGCCGGTTTTAAAAATGTACCCGTTATAGCTTTTGCTTTCGGGGGAGACAAACACCCCGGGTTTAATATAACCGTTCCCATGTTTAAAGATATTTTAGCCGCTTTCTTACTTGGCGACCTTGTTATGCGTATGGCAAACCGTTTAAGACCTTACGAGATTGAGCCTGGCTCCGTTAATAAATTGGTTGAAGAAACATTGTCCTATATCTCAAAAGAGGTAATAGGCAAATCCCCTTTTAAAATAAACAGGGAAGCCGCAAAGATAGTAAAAACTTTTGATGCTTTCCCCATTAAAGAAGAACGCAGGCCGCGCGTTGGTATCGTGGGCGAGATTTTAGTTAAATTCCACCCTGACGCTAACAACAGGCTTGTTGATGTTATCGAGTCCGAAGGAGGTGAGGCCATTGTACCTGATCTTATGGACTTTGTTAACTATTGTCTTATGGACGATACTTACAGGCATAAATATCTTTCCGGCAAACTGATTAACAGGGTAGTGTCTAATTTAATAGCTGCTTATATAGAGTTTTGCAGAAAACCTTTAAGAAAAATGCTTGAAAAAAGTTTGCGCTTTAATTCCTACAAACCCACAAGATACCTTGCAAAAAAAGTTGAGGATATTGTTTCCGTCTGCAACCAAACGGGCGAGGGCTGGCTTCTTACGGCCGAGATGCTTGAGCTTATGGAAGAAGGCGCAAACAACATTGTCTGCGTGCAGCCCTTTGGCTGCCTGCCCAACCATATTACAGGTAAAGGCGTTACTAAAGAATTAAAACGCAGATATAAAGACCTTAACATGGTAGCCATAGATTATGACCCCGGCGCCAGCGAGGTCAACCAGCTTAACAGAATTAAGCTTATGATGTCCGTAGCGCATTCCAAAAAATAG
- the nifU gene encoding Fe-S cluster assembly protein NifU: MWDYTDKVKEYFKNPKNVGEVENADGTGQVGSMVCGDALKLTLKIDKETEKITDAKFQTFGCASAIASSSILTEMVKGKTLEEASKITNVEIAEELGSLPEEKMHCSVMGMEALEAAIKSYRQGGNPVVFEEDAHNVVCKCFNVTEETIIKAVRNNNLHSVEDVTHFTKAGGACGKCKGDIQKIIDKVYSCEVSEPEEQQPVVFENMSIVAKVKAVEAVLEKDVRPKLNMDGGSVELVDIEGTNVKVKLLGACRGCMGAQGTIKMIIESALKDKISPNITVTGV; encoded by the coding sequence ATGTGGGATTATACAGACAAAGTAAAAGAATATTTTAAAAACCCTAAAAACGTGGGGGAAGTTGAAAATGCAGACGGCACCGGCCAGGTAGGCAGCATGGTTTGCGGGGACGCTTTAAAATTAACTTTAAAAATTGATAAAGAAACTGAAAAAATTACGGACGCTAAATTCCAAACCTTCGGCTGTGCGAGCGCCATAGCTTCCAGCTCCATTTTAACGGAAATGGTTAAAGGTAAAACTTTGGAAGAAGCCTCAAAAATCACGAATGTGGAGATAGCAGAGGAACTTGGCTCTTTGCCTGAGGAAAAAATGCATTGCTCGGTAATGGGTATGGAAGCGTTGGAAGCGGCCATTAAATCCTACCGCCAGGGCGGCAACCCCGTTGTGTTTGAGGAAGACGCTCACAACGTTGTATGTAAATGTTTTAACGTAACCGAAGAAACAATTATAAAAGCCGTAAGAAACAATAATTTACACAGCGTGGAAGATGTTACCCACTTTACAAAAGCGGGCGGAGCCTGCGGCAAATGCAAAGGTGACATACAAAAAATTATAGATAAAGTTTATTCCTGCGAAGTATCCGAACCCGAAGAACAGCAGCCCGTTGTTTTTGAGAATATGTCAATAGTGGCAAAAGTAAAAGCTGTTGAAGCCGTGCTTGAAAAAGACGTAAGGCCCAAACTTAATATGGACGGCGGCTCTGTAGAGCTTGTTGATATAGAAGGCACCAATGTTAAAGTTAAACTGCTTGGGGCATGCAGGGGTTGCATGGGTGCACAGGGCACAATTAAAATGATTATTGAAAGCGCTTTAAAAGATAAGATATCGCCAAACATTACCGTAACGGGGGTTTAA
- the nifS gene encoding cysteine desulfurase NifS: MKVIYLDNNATTRTAPEVVKEMLPYFSEHYGNASSMHTFGGENKKVIEDARKKMAALIGAQYPDEIIITAGGTEADNTAIMSAINSFPDKKHIITSAVEHPAVLEVFKNLQAKGYKVDYIGVDKNGRFNMDEFKAAVNENTALVSIMWANSETGTIFPIEEIAKITKEAGSVFHTDAVQAVGKIPVNVADTDINMLSFSAHKFHGPKGIGALYVKRRTRFMPFIIGGHQEKGHRAGTENVPAIAGFGKACEMALENLKNTSKTAVLRDRLEKGLLAKISHSKVNGDVENRLPNTSNISFGYIEGESILLHLNDYGICASSGSACTSGSLEPSHVLRAMCVDFNFAHGSVRFSLSDENTEQEIDFVIEKLPPIIETLRQISPFGRRS, translated from the coding sequence ATGAAGGTAATTTATCTTGACAATAACGCAACAACGCGTACAGCACCTGAAGTTGTTAAGGAAATGCTTCCTTATTTTTCCGAACATTACGGCAATGCTTCAAGCATGCATACTTTTGGCGGGGAAAATAAAAAAGTTATCGAGGACGCCAGAAAAAAAATGGCCGCCCTTATAGGCGCCCAATATCCGGACGAAATTATTATTACCGCGGGCGGCACGGAAGCGGACAATACGGCAATAATGTCTGCCATAAATTCTTTTCCCGATAAAAAACATATTATTACCTCAGCTGTGGAACACCCGGCCGTTTTGGAAGTTTTTAAAAACCTGCAGGCCAAAGGATATAAGGTTGATTATATAGGCGTTGATAAAAACGGCAGGTTTAATATGGACGAATTTAAAGCAGCCGTTAATGAAAACACGGCCTTAGTTTCCATAATGTGGGCCAACAGCGAAACGGGCACAATTTTCCCTATAGAAGAAATAGCAAAAATAACCAAAGAGGCGGGCAGCGTTTTTCATACAGACGCTGTGCAAGCTGTCGGTAAAATACCCGTTAACGTGGCGGATACGGATATAAACATGCTTTCTTTTTCGGCTCACAAGTTTCACGGGCCTAAAGGTATAGGCGCTTTATATGTAAAACGCAGAACACGCTTTATGCCTTTTATAATAGGCGGACACCAGGAAAAAGGGCACAGGGCAGGCACGGAAAATGTGCCCGCTATAGCGGGTTTCGGCAAAGCGTGTGAAATGGCGTTGGAGAATTTAAAAAACACTTCTAAAACAGCCGTTTTAAGGGACAGGCTTGAAAAGGGTCTCCTTGCAAAAATTTCTCATTCAAAAGTTAACGGTGATGTTGAAAACAGGCTTCCTAATACGTCAAATATAAGTTTTGGCTATATTGAAGGGGAATCAATACTTTTACATTTAAACGATTACGGCATTTGCGCTTCTTCAGGTTCGGCCTGCACGTCCGGAAGTTTGGAGCCGAGCCACGTTTTAAGAGCAATGTGCGTTGATTTTAATTTTGCGCACGGTTCGGTAAGGTTTTCTTTAAGCGATGAAAATACAGAACAGGAAATTGATTTTGTTATAGAAAAACTGCCGCCCATAATCGAGACGCTTCGCCAAATATCACCTTTCGGCCGCCGGAGCTAG